The Parabacteroides sp. AD58 genome includes a window with the following:
- the ccsA gene encoding cytochrome c biogenesis protein CcsA produces MKSVILRYLSSPVTGLILMVVYALGLAVATFIEKQLGTETAKEWVYYSPVFIFWQFLMVVNFLAMAGKYQLVRRKKWGALLTHLAFIVILGGAMCSHVFSEEGLLHLREGESSNQIAVRAGDKTYFHTLPFQVELVKFTLTRYPGSASPSSFESEVLVHVDGETRRELIFMNNVLDVKGYRFYQASYDKDEQGTILSVNRDVAGRNITYAGYILLALGLLLCIVGPHSRFMYLSRQLKDMRSAGVTTLLLIGLLSISAGMKAEEKSMDLNKVVQQFVVSPEHAAAFGALPVQSENGRMIPMNTFSSEVLRKLHKEDTFGKLNSDQFLLSLLAMPDMWMRVPLIRLSDKEISAHYGLPDKSCSYLQVFDDRGAYKFQADVEKAYAKMPNERTRFDKDLMKLDEQVNILYQVFNYQRIHIFPKEGDPNHKWYAPGDDLSVYSGKDSLFVSRIFLWYLGEVQSALKTQDWSKADEVLGMIETYQQAKSQGVDISPKKMQAEIKYNQMNIFRQCKIGYLVTGGLLLIVAFVAMFNEKRKLNTLFLLLAGLVVAVFGFHTYGMGVRWYIAGYAPWSNSYETMVYVAWATVAAGLLFARRSRITMALATLFAGIILFVSGLNWMDPEISPLVPVLKSPWLMFHVAVIVAAYGFFGICCLLGITNLVIMALMRNKNQEQMLLRIRELTVVNEMALLVGLALMTIGTFLGAVWANESWGRYWGWDPKETWALITMIIYALVEHLRLVRKWYNLWSFNFSSVMAFCSVLMTFFGVNYFLSGMHSYGENDQVNGIFMYIFVVIVVVIILSVIAYWKYMRRKIIAEDNFTSNNLNR; encoded by the coding sequence ATGAAATCAGTTATTCTAAGGTATTTATCTTCTCCGGTAACGGGATTGATATTAATGGTAGTTTATGCGTTGGGGTTGGCGGTTGCTACATTTATAGAAAAGCAGCTCGGAACCGAAACAGCAAAAGAGTGGGTGTATTATTCGCCAGTATTTATTTTCTGGCAGTTCCTGATGGTCGTTAATTTTCTGGCAATGGCCGGGAAATATCAATTGGTTCGCCGGAAAAAGTGGGGAGCTTTACTGACTCATCTGGCTTTTATCGTTATTTTGGGTGGAGCGATGTGTTCGCATGTATTCAGTGAAGAAGGATTGTTGCATTTACGTGAGGGAGAATCCAGTAACCAGATAGCGGTTCGGGCAGGCGACAAAACCTATTTTCATACTTTGCCTTTTCAAGTTGAATTAGTCAAATTTACATTAACCCGTTATCCGGGTTCGGCAAGTCCGTCTTCGTTTGAGAGTGAAGTGCTGGTTCATGTAGACGGAGAAACGCGTCGGGAACTTATTTTTATGAATAATGTACTGGATGTTAAAGGCTACAGATTTTATCAGGCTTCTTATGATAAAGATGAGCAAGGAACAATCCTCTCGGTCAACCGGGATGTTGCCGGCCGGAACATTACTTATGCTGGATATATTTTACTGGCTTTAGGCCTGCTTCTTTGTATTGTAGGTCCTCATTCACGCTTCATGTATTTGAGCCGTCAGTTGAAGGATATGCGTTCGGCAGGTGTTACTACGCTTCTTCTGATAGGACTGTTAAGCATTTCAGCTGGAATGAAAGCTGAAGAGAAATCGATGGATTTGAATAAAGTGGTGCAGCAGTTTGTGGTCAGTCCTGAACATGCGGCGGCTTTCGGGGCATTGCCCGTGCAGTCTGAAAACGGACGAATGATTCCGATGAATACCTTTTCGTCGGAAGTATTGAGAAAGTTGCATAAGGAAGACACTTTTGGTAAATTGAATTCCGACCAGTTCCTGTTAAGCTTGCTGGCGATGCCGGATATGTGGATGCGGGTTCCGTTGATTCGTCTGTCAGATAAGGAGATATCTGCCCATTACGGATTACCTGATAAATCATGTTCCTATTTGCAAGTCTTTGATGACCGTGGCGCTTATAAATTTCAGGCAGATGTAGAGAAGGCTTATGCCAAAATGCCGAACGAGAGGACTCGCTTTGACAAGGATTTGATGAAATTAGACGAGCAGGTGAATATCCTGTATCAAGTGTTTAATTATCAGCGAATCCATATTTTCCCGAAAGAAGGCGATCCGAATCATAAATGGTATGCACCGGGCGATGATCTTTCTGTTTATAGTGGAAAGGATTCGCTGTTTGTTTCCCGGATCTTTTTGTGGTATTTGGGAGAAGTACAGTCGGCATTGAAAACCCAGGACTGGAGTAAGGCCGACGAAGTACTGGGTATGATCGAAACATACCAGCAAGCTAAAAGCCAGGGTGTTGACATAAGCCCCAAGAAGATGCAGGCCGAGATCAAATATAACCAGATGAACATCTTCCGTCAGTGCAAGATAGGTTATTTGGTTACGGGCGGATTGCTACTGATTGTGGCTTTTGTTGCCATGTTCAATGAAAAGAGAAAATTGAATACACTCTTTCTTTTGCTGGCCGGACTGGTAGTGGCGGTGTTCGGTTTTCATACGTATGGAATGGGAGTCCGCTGGTATATTGCCGGATATGCTCCTTGGAGTAACTCTTATGAGACGATGGTTTATGTGGCATGGGCTACGGTTGCTGCCGGTTTGTTGTTTGCCCGTCGCAGTCGGATAACGATGGCACTGGCCACTTTGTTTGCGGGTATTATTTTATTTGTATCTGGTCTGAACTGGATGGACCCAGAAATTAGTCCGTTGGTACCGGTGTTGAAATCACCATGGCTGATGTTTCATGTGGCTGTTATAGTAGCCGCTTATGGATTCTTCGGTATTTGCTGCTTGTTGGGAATAACAAATCTGGTGATAATGGCGCTCATGCGGAATAAGAATCAGGAACAGATGCTGCTTCGTATCCGGGAACTGACGGTTGTTAATGAAATGGCTTTGCTGGTAGGTCTGGCATTGATGACGATCGGAACATTCTTGGGTGCCGTCTGGGCCAATGAATCATGGGGACGTTACTGGGGCTGGGATCCGAAAGAAACCTGGGCACTGATAACCATGATTATCTATGCTTTAGTTGAGCACTTGCGCCTGGTGCGGAAGTGGTATAACCTGTGGTCATTTAATTTCTCATCGGTAATGGCTTTCTGTTCCGTACTGATGACATTCTTCGGTGTGAATTATTTTTTGAGCGGTATGCATTCTTATGGAGAAAATGATCAGGTTAATGGAATATTTATGTATATATTTGTAGTGATAGTCGTAGTTATTATTCTTTCTGTCATTGCCTATTGGAAATATATGCGCAGAAAGATAATAGCGGAAGATAATTTTACATCTAATAATTTAAACAGATAG
- a CDS encoding YncE family protein: MKSIVAYLCMLCFLVGLLSCGEKGEKLLLAGSGWSKIVIIDKKIQEIEWEYSLEKGWECNSASWTPDGNILFSYAKGVKLITMAGEELWNIPADAGSEFQTACVLDNGNYLVAECGHPAKIFEFSPKGEIIRETAYETGIEVPHAQFRHVNVDKDGNYLVPLFETADVRVIDIEGNLLRTIKMPGNMFCVSRLDNGNYVGACGDSHCYVEFNLESGEIVRTVNSGDIEGVEFCFVAQLLPTTGGGMYICNWQGHDPDVASRHVPQLIEIDRQGKIVWKINDSRNFGMISSISVVK, translated from the coding sequence ATGAAATCAATAGTTGCTTATCTGTGTATGCTCTGTTTCCTGGTGGGATTATTGTCCTGTGGTGAGAAAGGAGAAAAGTTATTGTTAGCCGGTTCGGGTTGGAGTAAAATTGTGATTATCGATAAGAAAATCCAGGAAATAGAATGGGAATATTCATTGGAAAAAGGCTGGGAATGTAATTCAGCCAGCTGGACTCCTGATGGAAATATTCTGTTTTCGTATGCCAAAGGAGTTAAACTGATCACGATGGCTGGTGAAGAATTATGGAATATTCCAGCAGATGCCGGTTCTGAGTTTCAGACTGCCTGCGTATTAGATAACGGAAATTATCTGGTTGCTGAATGTGGTCATCCGGCTAAAATATTCGAATTTAGTCCGAAGGGAGAAATTATTCGTGAGACTGCCTACGAAACTGGTATTGAAGTTCCTCATGCTCAATTCCGCCATGTGAATGTAGATAAAGATGGAAACTATCTGGTTCCTTTGTTTGAGACAGCAGATGTACGGGTAATAGATATAGAAGGAAATTTGCTGCGTACCATCAAGATGCCGGGAAATATGTTTTGTGTCAGCAGATTGGATAATGGAAATTATGTAGGAGCTTGCGGAGATTCCCATTGTTATGTTGAGTTTAATCTGGAAAGTGGAGAAATTGTCCGTACCGTTAACTCGGGAGATATTGAAGGAGTTGAGTTTTGCTTTGTCGCTCAGCTGTTGCCAACTACCGGTGGTGGAATGTATATTTGCAACTGGCAAGGCCATGATCCGGATGTGGCTTCCAGGCATGTTCCACAATTAATAGAAATTGATAGGCAGGGAAAGATCGTGTGGAAAATAAATGATAGCAGGAATTTTGGCATGATCTCTTCCATATCAGTAGTGAAATGA
- a CDS encoding DUF418 domain-containing protein, with protein sequence MSEIVHSKERILAVDALRGFAVMSIILLHNIEHFNFYSFPETTSPLLSSLDSHLWDMLFFAFSGKAYAIFALLFGFTFYLQFHNCEKRGEDFRNRYMWRLTLLLLFGFVNAIFFPGEILVLYALIGFVLVPVRHLKDRTVAWIALILMLQPLEWLKVLYACLVPDANPQQTYFSLGDVYLQLGGHSFWEMLKANFVTGQLASLNWAWSHGRVFQTAALFMLGMLLGRKGLFLYSGENKERVAAFWQRVAFLALPSAVILYYLKDFIYSQIENPFLKSSMRTIWDSWYNLSGMLLIVSGFLLLYWVNEGKVQKILVPYGKMSLTDYVMQSIIGSLLYFGYGLELHLVCGTTYSLLIGIVFLILQVAFAHWWFRHFRRGPLETIWHRLTWLGKK encoded by the coding sequence ATGTCAGAAATAGTTCATTCTAAGGAGAGAATATTGGCCGTGGATGCCTTGCGCGGATTTGCCGTAATGTCGATCATTTTGTTGCACAACATTGAACATTTTAACTTTTATTCTTTTCCCGAAACGACATCACCCTTATTATCGAGCTTAGATTCTCATTTATGGGATATGCTGTTTTTTGCCTTTTCCGGGAAAGCCTATGCCATCTTTGCATTGCTGTTTGGATTTACTTTTTATTTGCAATTTCATAATTGCGAGAAAAGAGGTGAAGATTTCCGAAACAGATATATGTGGAGGCTGACATTGCTTTTACTGTTCGGCTTTGTGAATGCCATCTTTTTCCCAGGAGAAATTTTGGTACTATATGCATTGATTGGTTTTGTATTGGTTCCTGTACGCCATTTGAAAGACCGGACAGTCGCATGGATTGCTTTGATTCTGATGTTGCAGCCATTGGAATGGCTAAAAGTTCTTTATGCATGCTTGGTTCCGGATGCAAATCCACAGCAGACTTATTTCTCGCTGGGTGACGTATATCTGCAGTTAGGAGGACATTCCTTTTGGGAAATGCTGAAAGCAAATTTCGTTACCGGTCAGTTGGCCAGTTTAAATTGGGCGTGGTCTCATGGTCGGGTATTCCAGACAGCAGCTTTGTTTATGTTAGGAATGTTGCTGGGAAGAAAAGGTCTGTTTCTATATTCAGGGGAAAACAAAGAACGGGTAGCTGCATTTTGGCAACGGGTAGCCTTTCTGGCATTGCCGTCGGCTGTCATTCTGTATTATCTGAAGGATTTCATTTATTCACAGATAGAGAATCCGTTCCTGAAGTCGTCTATGCGGACGATTTGGGATTCTTGGTATAATTTGTCAGGTATGCTGCTGATTGTTTCCGGATTTCTGTTACTCTATTGGGTAAATGAAGGCAAGGTTCAGAAGATTCTTGTGCCGTATGGAAAGATGAGTCTGACGGATTATGTAATGCAATCGATAATAGGAAGTCTTTTGTATTTCGGTTACGGATTGGAACTGCACCTGGTTTGTGGAACGACCTATAGTCTGCTGATCGGAATCGTATTCCTTATTCTGCAAGTAGCCTTTGCACATTGGTGGTTCCGTCATTTCCGTCGTGGTCCGTTGGAAACCATCTGGCACCGGTTGACGTGGCTTGGGAAGAAATAA
- a CDS encoding phosphatidylserine decarboxylase, with the protein MRKKSINISKICFFLMALLLMATACENKDNKTDKYSKYNETTQQLISLVESDTRLKSLLTEAIEKGILINPDKSTNPAQSLEEYYDFIDYSQTAMPWDVIFCPGQPSIFGRMYQALCYCYFINCMPLESLEGKSLFTNSVQYVEPYRSWLVDYCKSWGNYLSSADSWNKEYEELMMQQEELGMTKGWYESPSNWHSFNDFFSRRLASPDQRPIASPEDNSVVTSPGDCVPQGVWDIDDESYIITDEKIAVKSRVFNSIRNLIGPESAYCDAFAGGRFFHAFLNANDYHRYHFPLSGVIREIRLIPGDDALGGTITWVPDLQQYVVDCSVPGWQSIETRGLVILDTKTHGLVAVMPIGMSQVASVNFTEGLKVGDHVEKGDELGYFLFGGSDFVLVFQKEANFQLTSPKEGKEWSHILMGEKLGELKAL; encoded by the coding sequence ATGAGAAAAAAGAGCATAAACATATCCAAGATATGTTTTTTCCTGATGGCCTTGTTGCTTATGGCTACCGCTTGTGAAAACAAGGACAACAAAACAGACAAGTACAGTAAGTATAACGAGACCACCCAGCAATTAATTTCGTTGGTTGAGAGTGATACTCGCCTGAAATCACTCCTTACAGAAGCAATTGAAAAAGGAATACTGATCAATCCGGACAAATCTACCAACCCGGCACAGTCCCTTGAAGAGTACTACGACTTTATCGACTACTCACAGACGGCTATGCCTTGGGATGTTATTTTCTGTCCGGGACAACCAAGTATCTTCGGACGGATGTACCAGGCTCTTTGCTACTGTTATTTTATCAACTGTATGCCGCTGGAATCACTCGAAGGCAAAAGTCTTTTTACAAACTCCGTACAATATGTAGAACCATACCGCAGCTGGCTCGTGGATTATTGCAAATCGTGGGGGAATTATCTGTCATCTGCAGATTCATGGAACAAGGAATACGAAGAGTTGATGATGCAACAAGAAGAACTAGGAATGACGAAAGGTTGGTATGAATCCCCTTCCAACTGGCATTCGTTCAATGACTTTTTCAGCCGCCGATTGGCTTCGCCCGATCAACGCCCGATTGCTTCTCCAGAAGATAATTCGGTTGTAACTTCGCCGGGTGACTGCGTACCTCAAGGAGTATGGGATATTGATGACGAATCGTATATCATCACAGACGAGAAGATCGCAGTAAAATCGCGTGTGTTTAATTCCATCCGTAACCTAATCGGTCCGGAGAGCGCTTATTGCGATGCTTTTGCAGGAGGAAGATTTTTCCATGCCTTCCTGAATGCCAACGATTACCACCGATACCATTTCCCTTTATCCGGTGTAATCCGCGAAATCCGTCTTATCCCCGGTGATGATGCCTTAGGCGGAACTATCACTTGGGTACCGGATCTGCAACAATATGTAGTAGATTGCTCCGTTCCTGGCTGGCAGAGTATCGAAACACGCGGCCTCGTTATCCTTGATACAAAAACGCACGGATTGGTTGCCGTGATGCCTATCGGTATGTCGCAAGTGGCATCCGTTAACTTCACCGAAGGATTAAAAGTAGGCGACCATGTAGAAAAAGGAGATGAATTAGGTTACTTCTTATTCGGAGGTTCTGATTTTGTCCTCGTATTCCAAAAAGAAGCCAACTTCCAGCTTACATCACCTAAAGAAGGAAAAGAATGGAGCCATATTTTAATGGGTGAGAAATTAGGGGAATTGAAAGCCCTTTAA
- a CDS encoding uracil-xanthine permease family protein, with the protein MNHTSDTTLTPIRKGIVGVQFLFVAFGATVLVPLLVGLDPSTALFTAGIGTLVFHLVSKGKVPIFLGSSFAFIAPIIKATELYGLSGTLFGLTGVGLVYFAMSALVKWQGLSVIHRIFPPVVIGPVIILIGITLAGTGVKMAEENWVLALISLATAVIVSLKAKGLLRLIPIFCGIGIGYLTALFFYEVDLSGVREASWFSLPEFVHPTFSWEAFVFMIPVAIAPVIEHIGNIYVVNTVANKDFVKDPGLHRTLLGDGIACMIAGVLGGPPVTTYAEVTGAMSITKVTNPQVIRIAAVTAILFSLIGKISALLKSIPNAVLGGIMLLIFGTIATAGVTNMLQHKVDLTNTRNIIIFSLTLTIGIGGANFTWGELSLSGIGLAAIVGVVLNLILPQEKEAKEEKQEQ; encoded by the coding sequence ATGAATCACACATCGGATACAACACTTACGCCTATCAGAAAAGGAATTGTAGGTGTACAATTTCTTTTCGTGGCATTCGGAGCGACTGTTCTGGTACCCTTATTAGTAGGACTTGACCCTTCAACAGCCCTATTTACAGCCGGAATCGGAACATTAGTCTTCCACTTAGTAAGCAAAGGGAAAGTTCCTATCTTTTTAGGAAGCAGCTTTGCCTTCATAGCTCCCATTATCAAAGCGACCGAATTATACGGACTTTCGGGAACATTATTTGGACTTACAGGAGTCGGACTTGTCTATTTTGCGATGAGCGCATTAGTCAAATGGCAAGGACTATCCGTCATTCATCGTATTTTCCCTCCAGTCGTTATTGGTCCCGTCATTATTCTGATCGGTATTACATTGGCTGGTACAGGTGTAAAAATGGCTGAAGAGAATTGGGTGTTAGCTCTGATTTCATTAGCAACAGCTGTAATAGTGTCTTTAAAAGCCAAAGGCTTGCTCAGATTGATTCCCATATTTTGTGGGATCGGTATTGGATATCTGACAGCCTTGTTCTTCTATGAGGTAGACTTGAGTGGAGTACGCGAAGCCTCGTGGTTCAGCCTGCCAGAATTCGTACATCCTACGTTTTCATGGGAAGCCTTCGTCTTCATGATTCCCGTCGCCATTGCCCCAGTGATCGAACACATTGGTAATATTTATGTAGTCAATACGGTTGCCAACAAAGATTTCGTCAAAGATCCAGGATTGCACCGAACCTTATTGGGAGATGGAATAGCCTGTATGATTGCCGGAGTTTTAGGTGGACCTCCAGTTACTACCTATGCAGAAGTTACCGGTGCGATGTCGATAACCAAAGTAACCAATCCGCAAGTCATACGGATTGCGGCCGTAACAGCCATTCTTTTCTCTCTGATTGGTAAAATAAGCGCCCTGCTAAAATCTATCCCCAATGCTGTTCTAGGAGGAATCATGCTGCTGATCTTCGGAACAATCGCTACTGCAGGCGTTACGAATATGTTGCAGCACAAGGTCGATTTGACAAATACCAGAAACATCATCATCTTCTCTCTGACTCTGACTATCGGTATTGGAGGCGCAAACTTCACCTGGGGCGAATTATCACTATCTGGAATCGGGCTTGCAGCAATCGTTGGAGTGGTGCTTAATCTGATCTTGCCACAAGAAAAGGAAGCAAAAGAAGAAAAACAGGAACAATGA
- a CDS encoding FHA domain-containing protein — MKRVFCPKCDHQIAFDETKYEEGKVVAFVCPQCASQFKIKIGRKVVRSKSGQEKEVKEPDFSCGFITVIENSFAFKQDLPLVLGDNVIGRRNKDTDGVDVPIITSDPSMGRKHCVIHVKQDAQGKLIYTLRDFPSLTGTFLRSELLGDREVVRIGDGAVVTIGATTFILHTPDGKEIEE, encoded by the coding sequence ATGAAAAGAGTTTTTTGTCCGAAGTGTGATCATCAGATTGCTTTCGATGAAACTAAATACGAAGAAGGTAAAGTTGTGGCGTTTGTTTGTCCACAGTGTGCATCACAGTTTAAGATTAAAATCGGCCGGAAAGTAGTCCGTTCGAAATCGGGTCAGGAAAAGGAAGTAAAGGAGCCGGATTTCTCATGTGGTTTTATTACAGTAATTGAGAATTCATTCGCATTCAAGCAAGATTTACCGCTGGTATTAGGTGATAACGTGATAGGCCGTCGAAATAAGGATACAGACGGAGTGGATGTTCCGATTATTACCAGCGATCCGAGTATGGGGCGTAAACACTGCGTGATTCATGTTAAACAAGATGCCCAGGGTAAATTAATCTATACGTTGCGGGATTTTCCCAGTTTGACGGGAACTTTCTTGCGCAGTGAATTATTGGGTGATCGGGAAGTGGTTCGTATCGGCGACGGAGCTGTTGTAACAATTGGTGCAACTACTTTTATCCTGCATACGCCTGATGGGAAAGAAATAGAAGAATAA